Within Anopheles ziemanni chromosome 2, idAnoZiCoDA_A2_x.2, whole genome shotgun sequence, the genomic segment GCCTTGTCCATGTGTTTTCTAATATATTAAGCGCGAATAGTTAAACATTGGGAGTAATAACACTTTATTGTCAACTTCTGGTAACCCCAACCTTCAGGGATTAATCAAGCAAAGCTCATTGGACGAACAGGAGCAACTTGGTCTGGAAATGGAAGCTTCTACAGCAGAAAACGAAGAAGATATAACCGATTACTTTCGCCAGTACGAAGATCCGATGAATGGAACAGGTTCGACTACTTCAGATGAAACTATCGCTGACAATGCTGAAGCACAGGATCCCAAGAGTTCCCCTCCGCCAGTTGTACTCGTCGAAGAATTACCACAGGAAATTACAAATCGTTTGCCATGGGCACCTAAAATCAGACGAAAAGATATCGATCTCTTTCTCAATAATTCGCGTAGTAAATTTATCGGTTACACTCTGAAGGATGATCATGAAACTCTTGCCGGACTGCCACAACCAATACAGGAAGGAttcaaaacattgaaaaaggtaaattaaatcaaattaatggtataaaatgcataaaaactttttaaaaatgaactaatttttatatattttcttgTGCTGGCTGTAGCATATGTATGTTAGCTTGGCCGACGTACAAATTCGACGGGAAGAGGATATAACACGTAACCCGTTGTCGACGACAGAGGGCGAAATACAGCTTACACCAACCGAAATATTATACCAAGCAATGCTGCCAAATCTATCGCAATACATGATTTCGCTCCTAAAAATTCTACTAGCAGCTGCACCAACATCAAAAGCCAAAACGGAAAGCATCAACATAATGGCCGACGTATTGCCTGAAGATATGCCGTAAGTTGATAAAACAGCTGATCTTGTTGATGATCGAACCTTAGAGAttagaaaagcaaaagaaataatGTTGATGTTTCTATTTATGTGTAGGATGACCGTCACGCAATCGACAAAACTGGGTATTGATGTTAGTCGCCACAAGGAGATAACTGTTAAAGCGGTATCGGCTATACTGCTTCTGTATCTGaagcattttaaaattaatcacatCTATCAGTTTGAGTTCATGTCGCAGCATTTGGTTTTTGCAAACTGCATACCGCTAGTGTTGAAGTTCTTCAATCAAGACATCATGAGTTATGTTGGCTCAAAAAATGTAATTCCTATTATGGACTTCCCATCGTGCGTAATCGGCGAGCAGCCTGAATTAACTTCAGAAACAATGATCATCGGCGATTCAGCTCCATTTTCTTGGCGAAACGTATTCTCTTGCATTAATCTTTTACGTATATTGAACAAACTAACCAAGTGGAAGCATTCACGCATAATGATGTTGGTCGTATTCAAATCAGCCCCTATACTTAAGCGCACATTAAAAGTACGGCATGCCCTAATGCAGCTGTATGTactgaaattattaaaaatgcaaACTAAATATCTTGGCCGACAGTGGCGTaaatcgaacatgaaaacGATCAGCGCCATTTACGCTAAAGTACGCCATCGATTAAATGATGATTGGGCATTCGGAAATGACTTAGATGCACGTCCGTGGGATTTCCAGGCGGAAGAATGTGCCCTAAAAAGCGGTGTGGACAGGTTCAACAATCGTCGGTATCTGCAAGTGAATAATGGCATCTTGATCGGCATTGAAGGACTGGACTACGATGATCCAATCGAAGGAATAGGAATTGGAGTGGGTGGTTCTATAGGTGTTAGCGGTGGCGTTGGAGGTGATGGAATGAACGGTGGAGGGTCAACTGCAGGAGGCGGTGCAATGTGTACAAATGGTGGCGCTGTGTCGGCACTGGGTTCATCTGATCGTTTTAACGCGTGCTATGGAGGTCTCGCGCGCAAAGCAGAAGAGATTGAATTAAGTGaagaatttaaacaaaattacgAAATGTGGCTTCAACAGGAGgtatacaacaacaacatagATTGGGATGCATTACTCTCTGTCGAAGAACTTGATTAGAGATTACTGGTAATTTAGAGGAACACTGAATACAGATAACAGATAATGTATCTGTCGCTCTTTACCCCTTTCTATTGTATAAAACTCATgcgaaaaaaatacaacagttTACAATATATTGTTattgaaaaactattttatctTGCTGCTTTATTCCTTGTAATCCACAAAGAAAAATGACGCAGAGGTTAACAACAACGAACAATGAGGAAAAGTAGTGATATTGAACATAAAggttgaatttatttaattctatCCTGAATGTTGTACTAATTTAGCTCCAGGATACAAATCGGAAAAGGACATCTCATCTCCCGGAGTTTTTTTATGGGACCAACATTAACTTTATCTTATTCCATGATGTAATGGTTACTAAGAATTATATAAGTAATGCCGAGGGCACTAATTCAAAAGCTATTTATTTAAGCTTGATAAGCAGATCGTCAGCAGACCCTCAAAATGTAATTTACTGTCCATTTCATAACTACAATTGGCATCTGACGATCGATATAGAAAAAGATAAGAAAAGATATTGCTAAAAATGTCCATTATATGCACAATGATGATAGGCATGAGAAGTATTTTACTTCACAGATCACCCTTCAACGTTAACGGCATTTTAAGAACGTGATCTATTCGACAATCGAGCAACGTATTTCAGAATAAGTTTGATACAAttggtgttttatttgcaaacTGTGTAATATGCTAAAACAACATGATGCAATCGTTTTCAACCTTgttgtgttttaatgtttttctacTTCAGTCATAGTTATATGGTTACCTTCCAAAGTAAATTTTACTTCTATTTCTATTGCTGTTGGCTATTGCTACTTGTtttcctgttgtacgtggatagtcagtcctctcgtacaggggagggttcggtctctattgaaattcaaacccacgtcgtcgaggtggtgagccccggcgctcatgggctgATTTTCTAAcgggcgctaccgctcggctgtcgcggacccccggtGTTGTTCATACCTATCCATTTAGGAtttacgagactttttccctATGGGTAAGGGGATAGTCAGTCCTTCGTACAGAGGGGAGGATCTGGTCTCGGTTGGCTGGTGCGAACCCCCCGCGGATGTATCGATTTACTCTAGTCTTTTAACAGGAACattacaaagaaaaataaagtcgATAAAAATCGGTAAGGAACGAGCGTAAAAAGgaaatgctaaaataatgcaatGATATGCTGGTATCCGTTCGCCTCGTGTCATGGCGAACATGTCCGTCTTGTCGTCAACCAAGTTAATCTAAGTTAACCCGAACGTGTACGGCCCCGTCAATAAAGTGTTAACGCAGATTACAAAAGTGCACGTTCTATTGACCGTCAGGCGCTCAGTCCGAAACAACCTGAATAGTCGAAGTTATATTGTTTGTTGATGGCTACGGGTTTACTCGCAGATGTGTTCACGTGtgtaaaaataattgtttctgTGCAAAATCGAAAACAAGCCGACCAAGAAGAGCAACATTTGTGCTGGTATATTGATTTTGTAACTGAGTTACATTCAACTGAAAAATTGTATCCAAGCATTATTAACGTATTAAAACGtgttaaaattagttttattgtttgccTGATAAATATGTCAGCTCCTTAACTGATGACACGTGAATAATCTTGAAAAAACGTACTAAAACTATataaaaataggaaaacacCTGATTGCTGTAAATTACTTTCTTATTAAATTGAGCTTCAACTAGGTCATATCAAGATGAACGGacaacgaaaccaaacaattATGAATTAGATTTCACTGGCACCATAAATATAATATACATTAGATAAATTGCAATAACTTGCACTATTGAAACTCACCAGAATATATCATTTATAATTAGCATGGTACAATCATACCTTGCAAAACTCAATGTTTcgcaacaaaaatttcaatgaTTACAAACCTGCAGCATTGCAACAATATTTTTACTGTGGTTTTATTGAGGAAGTATGTATTTGTACCGGCTAGTGGCTTAGTAAACGCATTTGGATGGTTTCAATAAAGTGCATATATATTTAGTTTCTACTAATTATTGATGGACTCTGCTTGTTGCTAGCACTTTTTACTAACAATCATGGTCTGATTATATTACCATTTCTTTGCTTAAAAACCAATATattccaaaataaaataaaaccattacACCATTGATTTTTGTATCCTTAATCGTTTATCATTCAGTGATCAGATTGTTTACTTCCTTTATCCTTCTGTTTTCTCGACATTGCTGAAACTCTCCATTTTTCCTGCAGCAGTTAATATATACCGATTTCCATGCAGATAGTTTTCTTGTCTACAAGTTTATTTGTTGGGTTTGATCCTTTAAATATAATGTATTACTGTTTCCTGGTATGCCATTACTAGTTTGGAATCGATCTTACTTCCTAACAATTTCATCATCAACTTTATCATACTCCTTTTTCTCATGACCGTCAACCCCAGCATAACTCTAATTACCattttacaatatttcatGCAGAAGCTTTCACTTCCATCCATCGGACAGCGCactgaaaaataaagcattttTATTATGAATACCAAATCTTTTAATTAGCATTCAGAATTATTCGTTCCGGTACAAAAACAGGCTGAACACTTTTAATAATACAAAACGAAACGCCAATTAAAAGGACCACAATACGTGCAATGACAAACTTTCTCAATACGCTAACACAAAATAATACCATTTGTTAATCTAGTagcttaatttaaaaacatatcaaATTCACTAAAAATAGCTGTGTTTTAAAAGCATTTACGCCACAATTTTCCTCCTGGTTTAGCATACatataacatttttaattgcacAACATTAACATTTCGACATTGCACGTTTAAACCAACTGACATAAAATCGTTTTGGATTATTGATTTCGTCAATTATAATGATTATTTTCCTAATAAGCAAAACATTGCGCAGAAATAatgggttttaaaaaaaagtacagtACCGGATGAAGAACATCACTTGCTGCAGCAACCACTGGtctgtcggtttgtttcattttgcgtTGGTCTAATATTTTGCTGCGGACCAGCACCTTCATTCTTAGGTAGCTTTTTAGctgttggcgaaaaaaaaaacaacattatcaCCATCACTTAAACATATCACCAATCTACTTTATCTGCATAAGCATCATCCTTAGATATTCAATATTTACTAAGcaaaaaaacatgttaataaattaattgacTGCAAATCAATGTTAttgaatgtatttttgtttacaattttgAGCTAAAATGCCGCTTCGAATATAATCATTGTTGTGgctttgttttctctttcgttAGTCGCCGTTTTTACTAAACCTTCGAATGCTAATTAGATTAAAATTGAATCCATAcggtttaaattatttttttgactTTACGTAGAGAGATTCtgtagaaaacaaataatattgCGACGCCAGTTAAGGTCATCATAGTAAGCGAAACCTGAGGTGTGACCTAAACCTATAAAAAGGTTCATCAGACACGCTATTGTGACACTTTAAAGCAAATACAAAAAtagctacacacacacacacacacacacacacacacacacacacacacacacacacacacacacacacacacacacacacacacacacacaccacattGTGGCTGTAGCACACCAAAAATGTTTTGGATACAATTATCCCAAGAGCTCAAAACATTGTAAACAATCCTATACTAAATTAAGGGTAAATATATCCtattataattattaaatttaaggGATATGCGATGAATCAATAATCACCTATTGCAAGAAATATATCGTTCACATTGACTGCCGTCTTTGCCGAAGTTTCCATAAACAGCAGCCCATTGTCGTCCGCGTATTGCTTGGCTTCTTCATAGTCTACCACGCGACTATTCGCCAAATCGGCCTTGTTCCCGGCTAATGCAATCACAATGTTtggagatgcctttaaataacgtaaaacgtaaaataagataaattaAATCACAACAAATAACTTAAGCGAAACATTACCTGTCTTTGAAGCTCCTTGACCCACGTTTTAGCTCGCGCAAAGCTATCACTGTTTTGTATATCGTAAACCACGATCGCTGCTTGGGCGCCACGGTAATACATTGGGGCCAAACTATGGTATCTGAAAATACAAAACTAATAGCTTTAGAACACATATCATTACtcaacattattatttttgttactccGTACCTTTCTTGTCCGGCAGTATCCCAAATTTCAAACTTTACTGTCGTGTCATCAATGCACAAAGTTTGTGTTAGAAAAGCAGCACCGATAGTGCTTTCCTGATACTCGTGAAACTGTCCTTTGACAAAGCGTAACACAAGGGACGATTTACCCACTGCTGATTCACCCAACAGAACGAGCTTGAACTGGCAGATTTTGTTCTGTGTGGCACCATTTGGGCGCTGGGCTGCCCCGCCGGCTCTCGGACTGGATGCCATCTATTCAAATTCAACGATTGGAACTGTTTTTCGACTGCCACTGTTTTTCGTTGATACTGACAAAACTgtatttgttccaaatcgtGCGTGGgcggttttttttgtagcGTTGGATGACTTTACTCTAAGAATTTCAGctgaaaaaaatagtaaaaatcaATATCAGAATAAAAGTTATTCTACGCTAATCCAATTAAGtgatagtttaaaaaatacaacacaTATTATTCGTAGTAAAGCATATGCAAAGCTGATATGTCGTATAATTTCACAAAACGATGAGTCATATCATGATTATACAACAATGAATGATTCAGAGTGTAGAGTATGAAGGACATTTTTGGGACCGGGTTTTACatgttatttttcataaaagatACCAAAACAATAGAAGAGATCAAGTGCTAGTCCAGGTCAGCGAAAAATCTTGATACAGCAGAACCGTTAGGCCTCATTAACATTACACCGCTAACATCGTATATTAAgcacatatttaaaaaaatgattttataaatatatttgataGCACTAATCAACGATTACTTTTAGTTTTTCTGGTAATATGGACTACTTCGATAAGCTTCCACAAGCACCAAAAACGCCTACCGCTCTCTTTTGATTTATTATGTGTACTAATCAGATTTACGCTCACTGTACCCAACTGCTTTGCTCATTTTCAATTGTTCAACAAAATCGTCCATTCTTTTTCTATAGGAATGGTAGAAAAtccatgtattttttttaaaccacaaTAAATTCcacacttttcattttcaacaaaGCCTTACCATAAATAACGCGACTCTTTGTTACACAGTGAACTATCTCTTATTACGCAGTACCACGTACAGAAAATCGGGGAGCTATTGCCTGTTTGTATTAAATGATAATGTGTCAACTACCCAAAAATGAATGAGTTGTGGGACACCCACTACTAGAACCCCAATCCAAAATGCAAAATCAACCTCATAACGTATTTCTTATTCAATTCATCAACCACCCAAATTCACTAATCACAATCTGTTCTTGACTCTTTCTTTGATTGGAACAATACCGAAACGCTAGTTATTGTTTGAAAGCATTAGCACTGCTTACGAAGTAATTATTGTAATTAGTATAAACTTTGCACTCCatattatttactttttgcACTAATTTCACAGCGTATGGCGAATAGAATCACTGATAAACGCACACTTGCATAGTTATAGCATCGTTGTACTCCGCATATTTCTAATTGTAATACGTAACCAATGGTCGTCGACTAAACTAAGTTTTACTACAATAGAAGGTTTTACGTCAGCAACTAAAGCGTCAGCAACAGACCGTGCATTGTGCAGTGAAGTAGTAGCCGAGCCACTTACATACATGCTACTATGTACTCAGAATCCAGAAAAAGATTCCAACACTTTATGTCTTTAATTTAATAAGGaacaaaaaatgttattaCATTGCATACATTCTCCCTCAttggtttgttgttgcttATTCCCGGCTTTCTTAtggcatttttttgtttactcttATGTTTACTCCTTAATACTTTCATTCAATGATGAGTAATCAATGATCAATAATcaggatttgtttttctttatatttAAATCACCATAGCTCTGCCGTAGTAATCTGAACTTGTACCTTATACTTCTCCAGCCCATTTGCTTGTATATCAGTGATGGCCAATGTTAACAGAGTTTACAATTTAAGGCACTTTAAAATATGCCTTACATGTTTTCGCAagcacgatgatgatggaacaAATTTAGCGTTTGAATTTTAGCATCCTCTTGAATTGATTTAACCGAAAGGGAAAATCTTGCATGCTGCTGGAAGCATAAATTCAACTGTGGTTATTAGTGTGCGTATAGTAGATGTCAAATATACGCTGGTGTTCATAAATAAGAGCAACAGTCTttcaattcatctcccattttgcACAATCAGTAGCTGACTACTACTTACAATTATAAATTACTAACTCTCACCACGCAGTAAACTGGGGTTGATGAGAATTTCCAACAATAATTTTGAACGCTGAACAACGAGTATCTCCTattaaactgactttaaaaTACATACTTTATACATCACCATTGCTTTTTCTCTCGTGATTGGTTTGCTCTTTGTTCGCAATTTCTCTCTTTGAGAGGATTCGATACTTTGTTCTCAGGTTGCTGTTAGTTTTCTCACGACTGTTCATGCATTTAATAAAAGGAATCCTACTTGCATGTCATTTCAGCCGTAGAATTTATCTTACGAATCTGACCCCACAAGTACGTATGTGTTACGGAAGTTGAATAAAACGGAACATATTTCTGATCTGTAAAACCCCCGTTAGTCGATGTTCTTCTTTCTATACTCTGCAATGCAATGCTCGATGACACAGCTCTGgcgaaacacaaacacaatgaAACACTCTCTTGGGAATGTTTATCGcttttttcaagcaaaatttttcattccagcAGAAAGCTGTTCTGCCGCACCCGTCTTTGATGGACGTAGAAGGAAGCAAACATTATCAGAATGCTACGAAAACGGTTTCTCTTTGTTCCACCGGTTGTAACAGAATTAAcgcaattaaattatttcaaaacagcTTCCACTCATTGATGCTTAAGAAACTGCATGCCTTTGAGGCTCAGTTTTGTCTGGAATACCTGTCGTACTACACTCCTAACAGTAACCTGGATACATATACAGGTTGAATCATATTTTACGAAGTAGCAACCTTAGAATTATTCGAAACAACTATCTTCCATCGTCAATTGGTGAACCATATATTTTAATTCCAAATTCCAGAAGCACGGACACGTAAGCACACGTACATCGCTATCTAAGGCAAACAATTCATGGGAGGCGGAACCTAGTGTTAGATTTTAGCCTCGAACCTTCCAACACTACACAATACACTGATCGCGTTTGGCTTACTTTGATGTTCAAATAGCAATCATCAGTGAATTATATGGCAAGAACAAAATACTTCAACGAAATACATACTCCAAGGAGAGAAACGCACCTTTAATCACGATTGTAACTTGcaccaaaaacgaaaattatGACGACTGATTTCACTGTCATACTCGATAGTCCTACTGGTCAGAAACGATTGAGCAGAAGAGGGACGGGCTACTGACTCGCATAAATGACTTTGCGAGCCTGATGAGAGCTTTGTCAAGCATTTCTTACTGCATTTGTGTGCGTGAGAAACTAGGAGAAACCAACGAATATGTGAGTGACGACAGTATGACCGACTCGAACCAAGTACAGtaggtccccgcagtacgctatactcgttatacgcgaattcgcaatagCGTTTAGCGTTGTTGCTTGAGTTCTGATAAGtcaattttgctttgttttggtagaatgaaatttgttaaacGCAGTTTTAAACTGCAAAGACCTGAATTACACCCGTTTTCACTTAGGGTGGAACCGCGCCCGACTTCTGTGCAATGGCACGCTataacggtggaaacgcgAGTATCAACGGTGGTACGCGGCGCATGATGACTAAATCGCGTTTGACTACTGTTGAAATGCGGACGCGGACTGTTGTATGGGGGCAAATTTTGACGGCCGCGCAATACGATAAAACTGtgcacgctttccagactgcaccgtcgcgtaacgcgacgtcgcctgacaggcgcacaacaccatgcaaaaaaaacctagcgcgattcgcgcgacggTGCAGagatcgcgcaaggttttttttatatggagttccgctcctgtcaggcgacgtcgcgctgtagtgtggaccccgagtcaggcgactcggggtccacactgcagcgcgacgtcccgtttcaaaagtagcccagtttcggcagaacaatcgcgcaagccaagcgcgacagaggtaggagagtatgtggaaatatgtatcacattggggcgcaaacttggctaaaattttttattgaattttgaggtagtaatgcatgatatttgtttagctacgtattttatgcaccctgagtgagtttggcgcttgcACATTTGAAATtaactgagaaaacaaacttaaacaaacaacgacgatattttggcccgccgtaggaagtatatatttccacatcatctcctacttgttgaagagcagtttgtttacgtttcggcacccgaaaaaactttagtaaaaatatcaattaacacggagtttgataactgaattacatttgtgaagcctaaaaataagaagtacaacgaaaaaacccatgtttcgtgaagaatattgct encodes:
- the LOC131293350 gene encoding striatin-interacting protein 1 homolog, translating into MEGSGDMLAIYNFNENEMLDGNNVLEFPDLDFVYADADSHTNEIAELYSYTEQAEFQQNVKAFEDQMEQYNFPPCWQKLAEKKQNGIVLKLLDQLEMSKKSLRMKAARCILYLAQGCWAEVQSDQEQQLWARKNVMMLYRCGVFGAFVELLSLEIEYVCSLLQRPNIAMRKIAVSLADSIDLRIILSVLYIITEVMRAEKETKGQEYSQLVANFVTEITNPIGDELLPVKLLGMVTQFCTGMAPHFPMKKVLLLLWKTSLVSLGGMDTLKDLKDKYRSMAGLSQNREDTLEISRAMRASSPPITAPSNDDNQNAKRSRPSRRGLIKQSSLDEQEQLGLEMEASTAENEEDITDYFRQYEDPMNGTGSTTSDETIADNAEAQDPKSSPPPVVLVEELPQEITNRLPWAPKIRRKDIDLFLNNSRSKFIGYTLKDDHETLAGLPQPIQEGFKTLKKHMYVSLADVQIRREEDITRNPLSTTEGEIQLTPTEILYQAMLPNLSQYMISLLKILLAAAPTSKAKTESINIMADVLPEDMPMTVTQSTKLGIDVSRHKEITVKAVSAILLLYLKHFKINHIYQFEFMSQHLVFANCIPLVLKFFNQDIMSYVGSKNVIPIMDFPSCVIGEQPELTSETMIIGDSAPFSWRNVFSCINLLRILNKLTKWKHSRIMMLVVFKSAPILKRTLKVRHALMQLYVLKLLKMQTKYLGRQWRKSNMKTISAIYAKVRHRLNDDWAFGNDLDARPWDFQAEECALKSGVDRFNNRRYLQVNNGILIGIEGLDYDDPIEGIGIGVGGSIGVSGGVGGDGMNGGGSTAGGGAMCTNGGAVSALGSSDRFNACYGGLARKAEEIELSEEFKQNYEMWLQQEVYNNNIDWDALLSVEELD
- the LOC131282172 gene encoding ras-related protein Rab-5B isoform X1, with product MASSPRAGGAAQRPNGATQNKICQFKLVLLGESAVGKSSLVLRFVKGQFHEYQESTIGAAFLTQTLCIDDTTVKFEIWDTAGQERYHSLAPMYYRGAQAAIVVYDIQNSDSFARAKTWVKELQRQASPNIVIALAGNKADLANSRVVDYEEAKQYADDNGLLFMETSAKTAVNVNDIFLAIVRCPMDGSESFCMKYCKMVIRVMLGLTVMRKRSMIKLMMKLLGSKIDSKLVMAYQETVIHYI
- the LOC131282172 gene encoding ras-related protein Rab-5B isoform X2 — its product is MASSPRAGGAAQRPNGATQNKICQFKLVLLGESAVGKSSLVLRFVKGQFHEYQESTIGAAFLTQTLCIDDTTVKFEIWDTAGQERYHSLAPMYYRGAQAAIVVYDIQNSDSFARAKTWVKELQRQASPNIVIALAGNKADLANSRVVDYEEAKQYADDNGLLFMETSAKTAVNVNDIFLAIAKKLPKNEGAGPQQNIRPTQNETNRQTSGCCSK